A genomic region of Pseudomonas abietaniphila contains the following coding sequences:
- a CDS encoding AraC family transcriptional regulator: protein MSRPHRATSSPVAEPVRRVDAGSWTIELLPASPYEARYVATQSSVGFAFDSQRGTHAIGSDHLRPFAAVPNGLAFVPAGCDVFSASPDGGEYLLLKRNDGGALIGDQAFNNLVDAQAIRLALRMRNALLRASVNDDWEAWAIALTERAIQSPSSFPASSSAMTSKRLRLLDEYIDSGLDRPLSVQTMANLLGLSEGYFMRAFTQATGKSPHSYLIDRRVARARALLRDASVSVADIAHACGFSSQAHLATTFRQRLGVSPSQLRG from the coding sequence ATGAGCCGTCCACACCGCGCCACCTCATCGCCCGTTGCCGAACCGGTCCGCCGCGTCGATGCGGGGTCGTGGACGATCGAATTGCTTCCGGCCTCCCCTTACGAAGCACGCTACGTCGCAACCCAGTCCAGCGTCGGTTTTGCGTTCGACAGTCAGCGGGGTACACACGCCATTGGCAGCGACCACCTCCGTCCGTTCGCTGCCGTGCCCAACGGCCTGGCGTTTGTGCCGGCGGGTTGCGACGTGTTTTCAGCGTCGCCCGACGGCGGTGAATACCTGTTGCTCAAACGCAACGACGGGGGGGCGTTGATCGGCGACCAAGCGTTCAACAACCTGGTCGACGCTCAGGCCATTCGCCTAGCACTCCGTATGCGCAATGCTTTGTTGCGTGCATCGGTCAATGATGACTGGGAGGCCTGGGCCATTGCCCTTACGGAACGGGCCATTCAGTCCCCCTCAAGCTTCCCTGCATCAAGTTCGGCAATGACCAGTAAGCGATTACGTTTACTCGATGAGTACATCGACTCAGGGCTTGATCGCCCTTTGAGCGTTCAAACCATGGCAAATCTGCTGGGATTGTCCGAGGGCTACTTCATGCGCGCCTTTACCCAGGCGACCGGGAAAAGCCCCCACAGCTACCTCATCGACCGCCGCGTAGCCCGCGCCCGCGCACTGCTGCGCGACGCCTCCGTCAGCGTCGCGGACATCGCACACGCGTGCGGCTTTTCCTCACAGGCACACCTCGCGACGACCTTCAGGCAGCGGCTGGGTGTGAGTCCGTCGCAATTGCGGGGGTGA
- the hisD gene encoding histidinol dehydrogenase, translating into MAKWLKKGAEAEAIKSADRQVRDTVEAILADVEARGDVAVRELAIKFDKMDRDSYRLTSEEIDACYAQLTPRDLEDIRFAQTQVRNFAQHQRDSIQDIEIETLPGVILGHKNLPVNAAGCYVPGGKYPLLASAHMSIITAKVAGVPRVMTAAPPFNGKPAPAIVVAQHMAGADEIYCLGGIQAVAAMAIGTQSIKPVDILVGPGNAFVAEAKRQLFGRVGIDLFAGPTETLVIADDSVDGELCATDLLGQAEHGPDSPAVLLTTSESLARDTLAEIERLLEILPTADIARKSWHSFGEVIVADSDEEMLAIANDLAFEHVQVMTRDPDWFLANMRNYGALFLGPRTNVAFGDKAIGTNHTLPTRKAARYTGGLWVGKFLKTCTYQKVMTDEASAMIGAYCSRLCALEGFAGHGEQANIRVRRYGKRAVPYAGIAE; encoded by the coding sequence ATGGCTAAGTGGCTAAAGAAGGGGGCCGAAGCAGAAGCGATAAAATCTGCCGACCGCCAGGTGCGTGACACCGTCGAAGCGATCCTCGCTGACGTGGAGGCCCGTGGTGACGTGGCGGTCCGTGAGCTTGCCATCAAGTTCGACAAGATGGACCGTGACAGCTATCGACTGACCTCCGAAGAGATCGACGCCTGCTACGCGCAACTCACGCCGCGTGATCTGGAAGACATCCGGTTCGCGCAAACCCAGGTGCGCAATTTTGCCCAACACCAGCGCGACAGTATTCAAGACATCGAAATCGAGACCCTGCCGGGCGTCATTCTTGGGCATAAAAACCTGCCGGTGAATGCTGCGGGCTGCTACGTGCCGGGCGGAAAATACCCGCTGCTGGCGTCCGCGCATATGTCCATCATCACCGCCAAGGTGGCGGGCGTGCCGCGCGTCATGACGGCCGCGCCACCGTTCAACGGCAAACCCGCGCCTGCAATCGTTGTTGCACAGCACATGGCTGGTGCCGACGAGATCTACTGCCTGGGCGGTATTCAGGCGGTCGCCGCCATGGCGATAGGCACCCAGAGCATCAAACCTGTCGACATTCTGGTTGGCCCCGGCAACGCCTTCGTGGCCGAGGCGAAACGCCAACTCTTTGGTCGGGTGGGCATTGATCTGTTCGCCGGGCCGACGGAAACCCTGGTGATTGCCGACGACAGCGTGGACGGCGAACTGTGCGCGACAGACTTGCTGGGCCAGGCAGAACACGGGCCCGACTCGCCTGCGGTGCTGCTGACCACGTCCGAATCGCTGGCGCGCGACACACTGGCTGAGATCGAGCGCTTGCTTGAGATCCTTCCAACGGCCGATATCGCGCGCAAATCCTGGCACAGCTTTGGTGAGGTCATCGTGGCTGACAGCGATGAAGAGATGCTCGCCATCGCCAACGACCTTGCTTTCGAGCATGTACAAGTCATGACCAGGGACCCGGACTGGTTCCTGGCGAACATGCGCAACTACGGCGCGCTATTCCTGGGGCCGCGCACCAACGTGGCCTTCGGCGACAAGGCCATCGGCACCAACCACACGTTGCCGACCCGCAAGGCCGCGCGCTATACCGGTGGGCTGTGGGTCGGTAAATTCCTGAAAACCTGCACCTATCAAAAAGTCATGACTGACGAAGCGTCAGCGATGATTGGTGCGTACTGTTCGCGGCTGTGTGCACTGGAAGGGTTTGCCGGCCATGGGGAGCAGGCCAATATTCGTGTAAGGCGTTACGGCAAGCGCGCGGTGCCGTACGCGGGCATTGCCGAATAG
- a CDS encoding 3-hydroxyacyl-CoA dehydrogenase, producing MHELDSLTQGRPIAIVGAGLVGAGWALVFARAGLAVRIYDANPAISNASVPLIARQIADLTEFGLLSEPAESILARLTVCDTLEQAVSGASYVQESILERTDVKRALMLELDALAGPDLIIGSSTSGIPASAFASDLSISSRVIIAHPVNPPYLVPVVEIVPSPDTSSSVIAFTASLMEAVGQSVVHVRKEVPGFVLNRLQAVLLREAWALVEEGVATCEDIDKTVRDGLGWRWSFMGPFETIDLNAVGGVADYAQRLGPLYRGIADSRSHEAEWSPELIKTVEDQRRTFLDFGELETRRAWRDRQLMAFSAQRRKTDQR from the coding sequence ATGCATGAACTTGACTCCCTGACCCAGGGCCGGCCCATTGCAATCGTCGGCGCGGGCCTGGTCGGCGCCGGCTGGGCACTGGTCTTTGCCCGGGCGGGACTCGCCGTTCGGATCTATGACGCAAACCCGGCGATTTCCAACGCCTCGGTCCCGTTGATCGCGCGGCAGATCGCAGACCTCACCGAGTTTGGCTTGTTGTCAGAACCTGCCGAGTCCATCCTCGCGCGCCTGACCGTGTGCGACACTTTGGAACAGGCCGTCAGCGGTGCATCGTATGTCCAGGAATCGATTCTGGAACGCACCGACGTCAAACGGGCGCTTATGCTTGAACTGGACGCCCTCGCCGGTCCCGACCTGATCATCGGGAGCTCCACGTCGGGTATTCCCGCCTCGGCGTTCGCATCGGATTTGAGCATTTCTTCGCGGGTCATCATTGCTCATCCGGTCAACCCGCCGTACCTCGTGCCCGTGGTTGAAATCGTACCCTCGCCTGACACCTCGTCGTCGGTCATCGCCTTCACGGCGTCGCTGATGGAGGCCGTGGGCCAAAGCGTCGTGCATGTGCGCAAAGAGGTGCCCGGCTTCGTGCTCAATCGCCTTCAGGCGGTACTGCTGCGCGAGGCCTGGGCACTGGTGGAAGAAGGCGTCGCGACCTGTGAAGACATCGATAAAACCGTGCGCGACGGGCTGGGCTGGCGTTGGTCGTTCATGGGGCCGTTCGAAACCATCGACCTGAATGCCGTCGGCGGTGTGGCTGATTATGCGCAACGTCTCGGGCCGCTCTATCGCGGCATTGCCGACTCGCGCTCCCACGAAGCAGAGTGGAGCCCTGAACTGATCAAGACCGTGGAAGACCAGCGCCGCACGTTTCTCGATTTCGGTGAACTGGAGACACGCCGTGCATGGCGCGACCGCCAGCTCATGGCGTTCAGCGCGCAGCGGCGCAAGACCGATCAGCGCTGA
- a CDS encoding ABC transporter permease, protein MSSVQIKSPDSAQADAVNDAPPDTATADTRKSSRLSRETLNIAGVFLLCVLAMLAARWINPNAGGYQQLETILVLCSFLVVVAFGQGLVVLIGGLDLSIPSVITLGGILTAVWVGADGGIVKTCAVLAACAGVGVLNGLGIGIFKVPAFIMTLAMGIIVYSLCLGATGGSPNGVSPKALTWLMSGRAAGIPVIVIFTVIGAVIAYLVQSRTRFGIRLYAMGSNPTAARFAGLHTLRLTLMTYALCGLLAGVTGMLLVGYSNGATLRMGEPYLLPSVAAVVIGGSAISGGRGSFLGTLAGALLLTILDMIISSLGFSQGWRTVISGAIILFAILLQHEGAMDYLRSLKGRNSTT, encoded by the coding sequence ATGAGCAGCGTGCAGATCAAGTCGCCCGATTCCGCGCAAGCCGACGCCGTGAACGACGCCCCTCCCGACACCGCCACTGCGGACACTCGCAAATCGTCGCGGCTGTCCCGTGAAACGCTGAACATCGCCGGTGTGTTCCTGCTCTGCGTGCTGGCCATGCTCGCCGCCCGCTGGATCAACCCGAACGCCGGTGGTTATCAGCAGCTCGAAACGATTCTGGTGCTCTGCTCCTTTCTGGTGGTCGTGGCATTTGGTCAGGGGCTCGTGGTGTTGATCGGCGGCCTGGACCTGTCCATTCCCTCAGTGATCACCCTGGGTGGCATTCTGACCGCCGTGTGGGTCGGCGCGGACGGCGGCATCGTTAAAACCTGCGCCGTGCTTGCGGCCTGTGCCGGTGTCGGGGTGTTGAACGGTCTGGGAATCGGCATCTTCAAGGTCCCCGCCTTCATCATGACCCTGGCCATGGGCATCATCGTCTACAGCCTGTGCCTGGGCGCAACCGGCGGCTCTCCCAACGGTGTTTCGCCAAAAGCCCTGACCTGGCTCATGAGTGGTCGCGCGGCAGGCATTCCGGTCATCGTGATCTTCACGGTCATCGGGGCGGTGATCGCTTACCTCGTGCAGTCGCGCACCCGTTTCGGCATCCGCTTGTACGCGATGGGTTCGAACCCGACGGCCGCCCGTTTTGCCGGGCTGCACACCCTGCGCCTGACCCTCATGACCTATGCCTTGTGCGGGCTGCTCGCGGGGGTGACCGGCATGCTGCTGGTCGGCTATTCCAATGGCGCGACGTTGCGCATGGGCGAGCCGTATCTGCTGCCCTCGGTCGCGGCGGTGGTGATTGGCGGGTCCGCGATCAGCGGCGGGCGCGGCAGCTTTCTGGGCACCCTGGCCGGCGCGCTGTTGCTGACCATCCTGGACATGATCATTTCCAGCCTCGGTTTTTCCCAAGGCTGGCGAACCGTTATCTCCGGGGCAATCATCCTGTTCGCCATCCTCCTTCAGCACGAAGGGGCGATGGATTATCTGCGTTCACTCAAAGGCCGCAACAGCACCACCTGA
- a CDS encoding threonine dehydratase: MHRLTREDLEDAARQVYRVMPATPQYAWPLLAERLGCTVWVKHENHTPTGAFKVRGGITFMQWLKHAHPDVEGIVTATRGNHGQSLAMAAHAAGMRALIVVPVGNSVEKNNAMRGFGGEVVEYGRDFDVARGEAARLAKTHDLFLVPPYHPALVKGVATYALELFTAAPDLHTVYVPIGCGSGICGVIAVRDALQLNTRVVGVVSTEADAARQSFEAGVVRQTASANTFADGLAVRDPIPEAFAIYKEGAQRVVSVGDEEIAEAMRVYYSDTHNLAEGAGAAALAALMQEGEAMKGKKVGVILSGANIDRNVYAEVIG; encoded by the coding sequence ATGCACCGACTGACTCGTGAAGACCTAGAAGATGCCGCCCGACAGGTGTACCGCGTGATGCCTGCCACGCCTCAATACGCGTGGCCTTTGCTCGCTGAACGACTGGGCTGCACCGTATGGGTCAAACACGAAAACCACACGCCTACGGGGGCCTTCAAGGTGCGCGGTGGTATCACCTTCATGCAGTGGCTGAAACACGCGCACCCGGACGTTGAGGGCATCGTCACGGCCACCCGCGGCAATCACGGGCAGAGCCTCGCGATGGCGGCCCATGCAGCGGGGATGCGGGCGTTGATCGTGGTGCCAGTTGGTAATTCCGTGGAGAAGAACAACGCCATGCGCGGTTTTGGTGGGGAAGTCGTGGAGTACGGCCGGGACTTCGACGTAGCCCGTGGAGAAGCCGCGCGACTGGCGAAAACCCATGACCTTTTCCTGGTGCCGCCTTACCACCCGGCTTTGGTCAAAGGTGTGGCGACGTATGCGCTGGAGTTGTTCACCGCCGCACCCGACCTGCACACCGTCTATGTGCCCATTGGTTGCGGTTCGGGCATTTGCGGGGTGATCGCCGTGCGTGACGCATTGCAGCTGAACACCCGCGTGGTCGGCGTGGTGTCCACTGAAGCGGACGCGGCCAGGCAATCGTTCGAGGCGGGGGTAGTGCGCCAAACCGCGTCGGCGAACACTTTTGCCGACGGGTTGGCGGTTCGCGATCCGATTCCGGAAGCATTTGCCATTTATAAAGAAGGCGCGCAACGCGTTGTCTCGGTCGGCGACGAGGAGATTGCCGAGGCCATGCGCGTTTACTACAGCGACACCCACAATCTGGCTGAAGGTGCAGGCGCTGCAGCGCTGGCGGCGTTGATGCAGGAGGGTGAGGCGATGAAAGGCAAAAAAGTCGGCGTGATCCTGTCGGGTGCCAACATTGATCGAAACGTTTACGCCGAGGTGATTGGCTGA
- a CDS encoding N-acyl homoserine lactonase family protein encodes MSGNAYSIWVLEYSAVINYPVSGIIFGAHNQGVRKLPYCYVLIQGHGKNILVDVGYNSKEYGAYLEQKFGVGNWHSPATVLGNCGLTPEDIDTVILTHAHFDHLGNTDAFPNATFYIQEKELAKWIWVMSLPQRHQNWMMIATDPSDVLRAVNLVKDGRLKCIDGDVADFLPGIDLHVAYDSHTFASMWVHVRNDLARESQDSWVLAGDLVYSYDNFLSEAQVANGEVRGELAITPVGLASGSQTNLVLATEQMLKVVDYEPKRLIPIHEERLKDVFPSRLTAQGLQVTEICLGDQQTSKVANNA; translated from the coding sequence ATGTCAGGCAATGCTTATTCCATCTGGGTGCTCGAATACAGCGCCGTGATCAACTACCCGGTCAGCGGCATCATCTTCGGCGCGCATAACCAGGGCGTTCGCAAACTGCCGTACTGCTACGTCCTGATTCAGGGCCACGGCAAGAACATCCTCGTGGACGTGGGCTACAACAGCAAAGAATACGGCGCCTATCTGGAGCAGAAATTCGGCGTCGGCAACTGGCATTCGCCCGCCACGGTGCTGGGCAATTGCGGCCTGACGCCTGAGGACATCGACACGGTCATCCTGACTCACGCCCACTTCGACCATCTGGGCAACACCGATGCGTTTCCCAACGCGACGTTTTACATCCAGGAAAAAGAACTCGCCAAGTGGATCTGGGTGATGTCGCTGCCGCAGCGTCACCAGAACTGGATGATGATCGCCACCGACCCGTCCGACGTGCTGCGCGCCGTGAATCTGGTCAAGGACGGCCGACTGAAATGCATCGACGGCGACGTCGCCGACTTTCTGCCAGGTATTGACCTGCACGTCGCCTACGACAGCCACACCTTTGCATCGATGTGGGTGCATGTGCGCAACGACCTTGCGCGGGAATCCCAGGACTCGTGGGTGCTGGCGGGCGATCTGGTCTACAGCTATGACAACTTCCTCTCCGAGGCCCAGGTGGCGAACGGCGAGGTGCGGGGTGAGTTGGCGATCACGCCGGTGGGGCTCGCATCGGGCAGCCAGACCAATCTGGTGCTGGCGACCGAGCAAATGCTCAAGGTCGTCGACTACGAGCCTAAACGGCTGATCCCGATCCATGAAGAACGCTTGAAAGACGTATTTCCGTCAAGACTGACTGCCCAGGGACTCCAGGTGACAGAGATCTGCCTGGGCGATCAACAGACCTCAAAGGTGGCCAACAATGCATGA
- a CDS encoding ABC transporter permease: protein MTKPSSYLTALSRSGAGTAALLYLVLFVAYASVERSALSVSAFSDLINNASPLAIAAAGGTLIVLLRSFDLSVAGVISLVNVILASYPLEDATGAGISLCLALAIGALVGLVNGVLVAYGGFQSIAVTLATMIMTGGLALVILDAPGGSVAEWLSETLTDTLGPVPISGLVLLAVVIVWAVIRKTDFGVSLYAVGQDEHAAALSGIKVQRTRCLAFVIAGALYGLSGYMLSAQTATGNPTAGNSLLLLTFAAIALGGTSFRGGTGGLTGSIIGAASLMLLQKLLFSIGVQSFYIGLLQGVVMILAVSLMNVGEWFNVRKA from the coding sequence ATGACAAAGCCGTCTTCTTACCTGACCGCACTCTCCCGAAGCGGCGCGGGCACCGCTGCCCTGCTCTACCTTGTGCTCTTCGTGGCCTACGCGAGCGTTGAACGCAGTGCGCTGAGCGTGTCGGCGTTCAGCGACCTGATCAACAACGCCTCGCCGCTGGCGATCGCGGCCGCCGGCGGCACGCTGATCGTGCTGTTGCGCAGTTTCGACCTGTCGGTGGCCGGTGTCATTTCGTTGGTCAATGTGATCCTGGCGAGCTACCCGCTGGAAGACGCCACTGGCGCGGGCATCAGCCTCTGCCTGGCGTTGGCGATTGGCGCCCTGGTTGGCCTGGTGAATGGCGTGCTGGTCGCCTATGGCGGGTTCCAGTCGATTGCCGTGACGCTGGCCACGATGATCATGACCGGCGGCCTGGCGCTGGTGATCCTTGATGCACCCGGTGGGTCGGTCGCCGAATGGTTGAGCGAGACGCTGACCGATACGTTAGGGCCGGTGCCGATTTCAGGCCTGGTATTGCTGGCGGTGGTGATCGTGTGGGCGGTGATTCGAAAAACCGACTTCGGCGTGTCGCTGTACGCGGTCGGCCAGGACGAACACGCCGCTGCCCTGTCTGGCATAAAAGTACAGCGCACGCGCTGCCTGGCGTTTGTCATTGCAGGGGCGCTGTATGGCCTGAGCGGCTACATGCTCTCGGCGCAAACCGCCACCGGCAACCCGACGGCGGGCAATTCACTGTTGCTGCTGACCTTTGCTGCGATCGCGTTGGGCGGCACCTCGTTTCGAGGCGGCACGGGTGGCCTGACCGGCAGCATCATCGGCGCCGCCAGTCTGATGCTGCTGCAGAAGCTACTGTTCTCCATTGGGGTGCAGTCGTTCTACATCGGTTTGCTTCAAGGTGTGGTCATGATCCTCGCCGTCAGCCTGATGAACGTGGGCGAATGGTTCAACGTGAGGAAAGCCTGA
- a CDS encoding sugar ABC transporter substrate-binding protein gives MKRALQLNASPLHKKMLAMLAGVIAPLVIGGVSMPAHAAPKDHYIVYLSLSYSGNAWQSEAANLVKALAKTPPYDKMVELREVISGTDVQAQISAYESIIAAGADGVVSFPVSPTALNRTVKRGCEKGTLFYMYDATVTEPCAYNVSYITAGFGENTAQALVNELHGKGKIFLSRGVPGNSVDKRHYDGAMSVFKKYPGIQIVAEYYGYWDDRTTQQETAKALAAHPDVEGIWAQAGENGALKALIAANHKLIPMTGENSNGFRLGLANPDFQAKGLRGVSSGSPPAAAGLAFKLLMEQLQGKRDMKVHNIEYALPWVPADKVKVCEGDKVTSECNVLAEGKVPDSFVTEVFDPVLLPEISLQSATDGTPTPGATIQPLPEDAARAAANEPGINCAKCDAPPGLYHLTKTKAFDAQ, from the coding sequence ATGAAGAGAGCACTGCAGTTAAACGCTTCACCCCTGCATAAAAAGATGCTGGCGATGCTCGCGGGCGTCATCGCACCGCTGGTGATCGGCGGCGTGTCGATGCCCGCCCACGCCGCGCCGAAGGATCACTACATCGTGTACCTGAGCCTCAGTTACAGCGGCAACGCGTGGCAATCGGAGGCTGCGAATCTGGTCAAGGCACTTGCGAAGACCCCGCCGTACGACAAGATGGTCGAGCTGCGCGAGGTCATTTCGGGCACGGATGTTCAGGCGCAGATTTCGGCGTACGAGAGCATCATCGCTGCGGGCGCCGACGGTGTGGTCAGTTTCCCGGTCTCGCCCACGGCGTTGAATCGCACGGTCAAGCGCGGCTGTGAAAAAGGCACCCTCTTCTACATGTACGACGCCACGGTCACCGAACCTTGCGCGTACAACGTCAGTTACATCACCGCCGGTTTCGGTGAGAACACGGCCCAGGCGCTGGTCAACGAGCTGCACGGCAAAGGCAAGATCTTCCTGAGCCGTGGCGTGCCGGGCAACTCGGTGGACAAGCGTCACTACGACGGCGCCATGAGCGTGTTCAAGAAATACCCCGGCATCCAGATCGTTGCCGAGTACTACGGCTATTGGGATGACCGCACCACGCAACAGGAAACCGCCAAGGCGCTCGCGGCCCATCCCGACGTGGAAGGCATCTGGGCCCAGGCCGGTGAGAATGGCGCGCTCAAGGCGTTGATTGCTGCCAATCACAAGCTGATCCCCATGACTGGCGAAAACTCCAACGGTTTCCGGCTCGGACTGGCCAACCCCGACTTCCAAGCCAAGGGCCTTCGCGGCGTCTCTTCCGGTTCACCACCAGCTGCAGCCGGCCTGGCGTTCAAGCTGTTGATGGAACAGTTGCAGGGCAAACGCGACATGAAGGTGCACAACATCGAGTACGCCTTACCATGGGTTCCGGCGGACAAGGTGAAGGTCTGCGAGGGCGACAAGGTGACGTCCGAATGCAACGTACTGGCGGAAGGCAAGGTCCCCGACTCGTTCGTGACCGAGGTTTTCGACCCGGTCCTGTTGCCGGAAATCTCGCTGCAATCAGCAACCGATGGCACCCCGACACCGGGCGCGACCATTCAGCCCTTGCCAGAAGACGCTGCGCGGGCCGCCGCCAACGAGCCCGGCATCAACTGCGCCAAGTGCGATGCGCCTCCCGGGCTCTATCACCTGACCAAGACCAAGGCATTTGACGCGCAATAA
- a CDS encoding SDR family NAD(P)-dependent oxidoreductase, which translates to MAGEFDTLGMPSFRLDGKVALITGAGSGIGAGVALAFSAAGADLVLVARTQANLDQVADVIRRRGGSVRTAVCDVTDSTAIRAVIGDLPQLDILVNNAGTNYPEPMLEVTDEHLDTMLNLNVRACFVTAQAAVQKMLANTGPDAGVIINVSSQMGHVGSPNRTVYCMTKHAIEGLTKAMAVELAGQGIRVNTLCPTFVDTPMVRKIVDTPEKEAFLVSKIPMGHMATMADIVGGALYLAGPAARMVTGTALKVDGGWTAQ; encoded by the coding sequence TTGGCAGGCGAATTCGACACCTTGGGGATGCCTTCTTTTCGACTTGATGGAAAGGTCGCCCTGATCACGGGCGCCGGTTCCGGCATCGGCGCGGGCGTTGCACTGGCCTTCAGTGCAGCAGGGGCCGATCTGGTGCTGGTCGCCCGAACGCAAGCCAATCTGGATCAGGTTGCGGACGTCATTCGCCGGCGAGGCGGCAGCGTGCGGACGGCGGTCTGCGATGTCACCGACAGCACCGCCATCCGGGCGGTCATTGGTGATCTCCCACAGCTCGACATCCTGGTGAACAACGCGGGCACTAATTACCCCGAGCCTATGCTGGAGGTCACGGATGAACACCTGGACACCATGCTCAACCTGAACGTGCGCGCGTGCTTCGTCACCGCGCAAGCGGCGGTGCAGAAGATGCTGGCTAATACCGGGCCCGACGCTGGAGTCATCATCAATGTGTCTTCCCAGATGGGGCACGTCGGGTCGCCTAATCGCACGGTGTACTGCATGACCAAGCACGCCATCGAAGGCCTGACCAAGGCCATGGCGGTCGAACTGGCCGGGCAGGGCATCCGGGTGAACACGCTGTGCCCGACCTTCGTCGATACGCCGATGGTGCGCAAGATCGTCGACACGCCGGAGAAGGAAGCCTTTCTGGTGTCGAAGATTCCGATGGGGCACATGGCAACGATGGCAGACATCGTCGGCGGGGCGTTGTACCTCGCAGGGCCTGCGGCAAGGATGGTCACCGGCACCGCATTGAAAGTCGACGGTGGCTGGACCGCGCAATAA